One region of Serinus canaria isolate serCan28SL12 chromosome 25, serCan2020, whole genome shotgun sequence genomic DNA includes:
- the LOC127060483 gene encoding LOW QUALITY PROTEIN: zinc finger protein with KRAB and SCAN domains 7-like (The sequence of the model RefSeq protein was modified relative to this genomic sequence to represent the inferred CDS: inserted 1 base in 1 codon) translates to MEKEGARTRQMPQNTQADKELQMEAREDKSLWQNLVEEAVLSSSTAQESKGKEKPRRSRTRRGCKRRSWGSEGERPNPGQEGGQRSSQSSELVVHEQLHDGEKPNKCLECGKSFSQSSSLIQHQRTHTGERPYECGECGKSFRASSSLIRHQIIHTGEQPYECGECGKSFSLRSTLIRHQVIHTGERPYECDQCRKRFQLSSSLLVHQRTHTEEKPFRCPDCGKGFRQNAHLVVHRLIHTGERPHECEECGMSFSRNSHLIRHRRTHEAPWGVEVQSSTDHQTTGSLVECGKGFSQRANLXQHQKIHTGERPYKCSECGKGFRISSHLLVHLRLHTEERPFHCPDCGKGFMYNSILIIHQRIHREERPFRCPDCGKGFKHKSALITHRRIHTGERPYECPQCGKSFSQNSALTKHQQSHQ, encoded by the exons ATGGAGAAGGAGGGTGCAAGGACAAGACAGATGCCACAGAAcacccaggcag ACAAGGAGCTGCAGATGGAGGCCAGAGAGGACAAATCCCTGTGGCAGAACCTCGTGGAAGAGGCCGTTTTGAGCAGCTCCACGGCACAGGAATcgaaggggaaagaaaagcccCGGAGATCCCGCACAAGGAGGGGCTGCAAACGCAGATCATGGGGATCTGAGGGGGAAAGACCCAACCCGGGCCAGGAAGGCGGCCAGAGATCgagccagagctcagagctggtggtCCATGAGCAGCTGCATGATGGAGAGAAGCCCAACAAGTGCTTGGAGTGTGGAAAGagcttcagccagagctccagcctgatTCAGCACCAGAGGACCCACACAGGGGAACGGCCGTatgagtgtggggagtgtgggaagagcttcagagccagctccagcctgatCCGCCACCAGATTATCCACACTGGAGAACAACCCTAcgagtgtggggaatgtgggaagagcttcagcctGAGATCCACCCTCATCCGTCACCAGGtgatccacactggggagaggccctatgAGTGTGATCAAtgcaggaagaggtttcagCTCAGCTCCAGTCTTCTCGTGCACCAGCGCACGCACACAGAGGAGAAACCCTTCCGCTGCCCCGACTGTGGTAAGGGCTTCAGGCAAAATGCCCATCTTGTCGTGCACCGGCtcatccacactggggagagacCCCACGAGTGTGAGGAATGTGGGATGAGCTTCAGCCGGAACTCCCACCTCATACGCCACCGGAGGACCCACGAGGCCCCATGGGGAGTGGAAGTTCAGAGCTCCACTGATCACCAGACCACTGGAAGCCTGGTGGaatgtgggaagggcttcagcCAGCGTGCCAACC TCCAGCACCAGaagatccacactggggagaggccctacaAGTGTTCAGAATGTGGGAAGGGGTTTCGCATCAGCTCACATCTCCTCGTGCACCTTCGGCttcacacagaggagaggcccttccaCTGTCCCGACTGTGGGAAAGGATTCATGTACAACTCCATCCTCATCATCCACCAACGGATTCACAgagaggagaggcccttccgcTGCCCCGACTGCGGGAAGGGATTCAAGCACAAGTCCGCCCTCATCACCCACCGGCGCATCCACAccggggagaggccctacgagtgtcctcagtgtgggaagagcttctcaCAGAACTCAGCCTTGACCAAGCACCAACAGAGCCACCAGTAA
- the SNRPA gene encoding U1 small nuclear ribonucleoprotein A: MAVQDPRPNHTIYINNLNEKIKKDELKKSLYAIFSQFGQILDILVSRSLRMRGQAFVIFKEMSSATNALRSMQGFPFYDKPMRIQYAKTDSDIIAKMKGTFVERERDRDRERKRDKRKAKGGEAPGPKKSGAGAQGAAQGAVPGMPPLAQPPRMLPHMGGQPPYIPPPGMIPAPGMAPNPGIPPGMAPQPGMAPIPTPQPLSENPPNHILFLTNLPEETNELMLSMLFNQFPGFKEVRLVPGRHDIAFVEFDTEVQAGAAREALQGFKITQSNAMKISFAKK; encoded by the exons ATGGCAGTGCAGGACCCCCGGCCCAACCACACCATCTACATCAACAACCTGAACGAGAAGATCAAGAAGGACG agctgaAGAAGTCCCTCTACGCCATTTTCTCGCAGTTTGGGCAGATTTTGGACATTCTGGTGTCACGCAGTCTCCGCATGCGGGGCCAGGCCTTTGTCATCTTCAAGGAGATGAGCAGCGCCACCAACGCCCTGCGCTCCATGCAGGGCTTCCCCTTCTACGACAAACCCATG CGGATCCAGTACGCCAAGACCGACTCGGACATCATTGCCAAGATGAAGGGAACGTTCGTGGAGCGGGAacgggaccgggaccgggagcGCAAACGGGACAAGCGCAAAGCCAAGGGGGGAGAGGCCCCCGGCCCCAAAAAGAGCGGGGCTGGAGCGCAGGGGGCAGCGCAGGGGGCAGTGCCC GGGATGCCACCACTGGCACAGCCGCCCCGGATGCTGCCACACATGGGGGGACAACCGCCCTACATCCCGCCCCCCGGCATGATTCCGGCCCCAGGAATGGCCCCAAATCCAGGAATTCCCCCAGGAATGGCCCCACAGCCTGGAATGGCCCCAATCCCTACCCCACAGCCT CTGTCGGAAAATCCCCCGAACCACATCCTGTTCCTGACCAACCTCCCTGAGGAGACCAACGAGCTGATGCTCTCCATGCTCTTCAACCA GTTCCCTGGGTTCAAGGAGGTGCGCCTGGTGCCCGGGCGCCACGACATCGCCTTCGTGGAGTTCGACACCGAGGTGCAGGCGGGCGCCGCCCGCGAGGCCCTGCAGGGCTTCAAGATCACCCAGAGCAACGCCATGAAGATCTCTTTTGCCAAAAAGTGA
- the LOC103821177 gene encoding zinc finger protein 418-like → MEEEEAGRKKKMAWEPQADTELRVESREDESPQQNLMDEAVLSCSTAQESNVEENPQRSRTRKGCKRSPGRSEEERSTLGQDGGQSSELGVPEQLPNGEKPHRCGKCGKSFSRSSALIRHQRIHTGERPYECGECGKSCRDNFDLINHQRSHTGERPYECGECGKSFQRSSTLLKHQRTHTGERPYECPKCGKRFQTSTHLLTHERIHTDERPFRCPDCMKGFKYNTDLIKHRRIHTGERPYECEECGKRFTQKSNLIVHKRIHTGERPYECGQCGKRFSQSSELMLHQRIHTGERPYECPDCGKTYSRNDHLMIHQRSHTGERPYECGECGKRFQSSSDVLVHQRIHTDERPFRCPECGKGFKHNSTLVTHQRIHTGEKPYKCPHCGKSFSQRSALTQHQWRHHYESPVSAPSVQGVLCTATISLPVAVFVLHDAQWVQPQ, encoded by the exons atggaggaagaggaggctgggaggaagaagaagatggcctgggagccccaggcag ACACTGAGCTGAGggtggagagcagggaggatgaGTCACCACAGCAGAACCTCATGGATGAGGCCGTTTTGAGCTGTTCCACTGCACAGGAATCCAACGTGGAGGAAAATCCCCAGAGATCCCGCACAAGGAAGGGCTGCAAACGTAGCCCAGGGAGGTCAGAGGAGGAAAGATCCACCCTGGGACAGGATGGTGgtcagagctcagagctgggggtcccCGAGCAGCTTCCCAATGGGGAGAAGCCCCACAGGTGTgggaaatgtgggaagagcttcagccgAAGCTCAGCCCTGATCCGCCACCAAAGGATCCACACTGGAGAAAGGCCCTATGAGTGTGGGGAGTGcgggaagagctgcagagacaACTTTGACCTGATCAACCACCAGAGGAGCCACACTGGGGAACGGCCATATGAGTGTGGGGAATGCGGGAAGAGCTTTCAGAGAAGCTCCACTCTTCTGAAGCATCAGCGGACACACACAGGTGAGAGGCCCTATGAGTGTCCCAAATGTGGGAAGAGGTTTCAGACAAGCACCCATCTCCTCACACACGAGCGGATTCACACAGATGAGAGGCCCTTCCGCTGCCCCGACTGCATGAAGGGCTTCAAATATAACACCGACCTCATCAAGCACCGGCGCATCCACAccggggagaggccctacgagtgtgagGAGTGCGGGAAGAGATTCACCCAGAAGTCGAACCTGATTGTCCACAAGAGGATCCACACCGGTGAGAGGCCCTATGAGTGTGGGCAGTGTGGGAAGAGATTcagccagagctctgagctgatGCTTCACCAGAGGATCCACACTGGAGAACGGCCTTACGAGTGTCCCGACTGTGGGAAGACCTACAGCCGTAACGATCACCTGATGATCCACCAGAGGAGCCACACCGGGGAGcggccctacgagtgtggggaGTGCGGAAAGAGGTTTCAGAGTAGCTCAGATGTCCTCGTACATCAGCGGATTCACACGGATGAGAGGCCCTTCCGCTGCCCTgagtgtgggaagggcttcaagCACAACTCCACCCTCGTCACCCACCagcgcatccacactggggagaagcCCTACAAATGTCCCCactgtgggaagagcttcagccagaGGTCAGCCTTGACCCAACACCAGTGGAGGCACCACTATGAAAGCCCTGTGAGTGCCCCAAGTGTGCAAGGAGTTTTGTGCACTGCTACAATTTCATTACCCGTGGCAGTATTTGTGCTGCACGATGCCCAGTGGGTACAGCCCCAATGA